The stretch of DNA AAAATATAAAGGTTAGAGACTTTTCCGTAAAATTTTTGGAAAAAGACGAGAGAGAAGATGTAGTCTATAGAGAAAAAGCAAGAGTGTTTTATCGGTTAGATTTTAATGAATTGAGTCAGTTAGACGGAATCTTACTCGGATCACTTTTTGTACAGAAAAAAGGGAATTCCATAAGTATCAAAAGAGAATTCAAGTCTGTCAGTATGTCTCCTCCGAACCCGACACCGGGCGAGAAAAAAATCTTTACTGAATCTATGAGATTGTTAAAAGACGGGTATGTCCATTTTCGTGTAATTTTCCCTATTGCGGCTGAGTGTAGATCCAATAAAGGAGAAATAAGTCTCGGACTTTTATCTTATAAATTTCCCCTTACAGATACAGTCGAAAAAATTGGAAATAATCTTTGGAATTATTCTATTACTACTGCCTATTAAACTATTTCGTCTAACGCATTGTTCAAGGCAGAGATCACAAATTCCGGATAGTATTTTTTTCTGGGTGGAAATTCAAACACAGATTCAATATTCTCCGGCTTTAGACTTCTTGCTTCTTCAATAGTTTTATTTTTGATTAAACTAACCAAGGTTTCCAGAGCAACGATACTAAAGCCGCAACCGGTAGATATATAAGAAGCATCTACAATTTTTCCGTTTTCTAAATTTAGATACAATTTGTAATTGTCTCCGCATACAGAATTTTTATAAACTGAATGAATTGTAGGGTTGGTTAGCTCTCCAAAATTCTGTCTATTGTCATTGATTTCTTTAAACCGAACATAATCCATATTTTTTAATATAAGCCTTCAATCGAGAGATTGATCTTCATCAATTTAAGTCGTATTAGTGTACTTTATCTAAAATTCTTTCCAATAGCCTTTTGTTGAACTCGTCTGACTGTTCCCAACGTGAATGCCATGCCGTAAGTATATCTTGAGTTGACCTGCGAGATTCTTCGATTGACCGATTCAGTTGGTTTCTGGATTCTTCAATTGACCTATTCAGTTGATTTCTGGATTCTTCAATTGACCTATTCAGCTGATTTCTGGATTCTTCTATCATCTGGTTTGTTTCTTTGCTGGATTTGAAAGAAAGATATCCATAAAAAAGTCCTATTGCTGTTATGAGAAACCCGGCAGGATTTAAAAAATTCCAAAACTGTTCCATAAGGAAATAATAGAGAATGGATTTTATTTGTCAAGACTGAATCTCTGGACAAATTTAACGAGTGTATTGTAAAAATTAGTAGGCTATATTATTTTTTTTCAGAAGCAATTCTAAAACACAAAACACTCAAGAGTAGGGTTATGGGAGTGAATAGCAGAGATTCTAGTTTACTAAGCGAAAAAATATTTCCAATGGTATTTAAAGCGAACAATAATGATAGCCCGTAAATCATGATTGTGATAATTTTTTCCGATATAAATTTTTTAATCAGATTGGCTTTCATTCCTATAAAAAACATAATTATCAGTAGGATAGAAATTGAGACTATTTCAAAAATAACCATCTGCGAGTTGTTTTCGATTCGGCCTCCCCAAACAATGGAATGAGGTATGACACCTGCAATTACCAATAAATGATAAAAAATTGCAGATATAAAAATACATAGTGACGTATTCACTGCTAAACGAAATGGAATCTTTTGTATCATAGAAGGACAAGTTTTTTAGTAGTTTAAAAATATACAAGTAGATAAAAAAGCCTTTTCTATAAGACAGTATTTATTTTCTCTTTGACGAATCTTGTTCTTTTGGGGAACTTTCAAGAGATGTAAGTAAGTCAATCAGAGATATTTTTGGGTTTCTCATTATTCCCCGGTGGGGCTGCTCTAAGTCCATTGTGACAGTAAAGACAGCAGTAACGAGTAAAACATAAATTAAAATTTTCCGTAACTTGTGTATTAGACGCTCATGTCCACCAGTTAAACGACCAATAAGAAAGCTACTTACCATTCCAAAAATAATCAACATAATTATAATCGTATCTGCAATTTGATTCATACTGCCGTAATAGGCTCGATCGTGTGTCATTACTATACCGTTGAATCCATTTATAAGAGGAGTGTGGATTGTATTGCTTTTTTTTTCGGAAATAATATATTTCAAAACATCTGCAATCTTATTTTGAATTTTGCGAGCGTCACTCGTGATTTCCTTCATTTTCTCATCGTCAATTTTTATTTTGCCAAACAGAATTCGATTTTTAGTATATTCAATTAAAAGTGATTTTATCTTTTGATATTCTTGGTGCTCCAACATAGAAGAGGTAGCCGCAAAGTCACCGATTGAAATAGCTTCGTTTAATAGGAATTCTTTGCGATGCTCATAGCGGTCTGCGGCTCCGGAAAAAGAAAAAGCTAACAGTAATGCAAAAAGCGCCATAGTCGCATCTTCTACACGAGACGATGAATCCGAATCATCCTTTTTTTGAAAGACAATACCAAGCCAGCCGGTTAATAAAAGCAGAATAAAAAAGTAAACACCTAATTTCCAAGCATCTATATGTAGTATAAAACTCATTTCAGTTTCTTATTAGAAAATACCTATTAATTAGGCAATTATAAAATATGAGCTTTTTTAAAAATTCAGAGATTGAATGAAATTTTTTTTATGACTATGATTACTATCCTGAATCTATGTTTAACTATTTTTCTAGGAGTATTTTTTTTTAGCCCTCTGACGTTAAGAGTGGGCTATGTGACTTTAGAATTCGAAAGTGCGTTAGCTTTCCAAATAAACGAATAAATTTTACTTTAAAAAACGAATATTTTTCACTTCCAAATATTTTTGTCTCGTTCTCTTTACTACCTTGTGGTTCTAAAATGAATAGAGATAGGTTATTTTCTAATTTTATGCAATACGTATTGTTAAAAATAAAGGAGTTGTATTCTATCGAATAGTTTAATTCCTCTGCAATTTTTCGTAAATCCAGTTTATTTAAAATCTCTGTAGTGATAGGTCTTTTAGAATCCCAAAAAATGAGAGATTCTAGTAATTCTTTTACTAGAGAAGAATTCAAAAGTTCGTAAATAAATTTTGCTTCTTCTAAACTCTTACAAGAAATAAAATTACAGGTATCATCAACTTGATTGGGTTTATTAAAGTACGATTCCAAAATATTAAATCGAATATTTTTCTGCTCTTCTTTATAAGGTAAAAAAAGTTTGCTTTAGAAAAAAATTTTATCGTTTTTTAGAATTTTTTCTTCAGTTTTACGTAAAAAGTCCTAAATCTGTATTAAATGTGTAATCTCTTGAAATCCCCTAAAAAAGTGGAGTTCCCACATTTTTGCGTGAAAGGTGAACAATTGGTATAAAGCATGCATTTTACTGAAAAGAGTGGAGATCCCACATTTTCACACGAAAAGTATAAAAACTGCACTAAATGCGAAATACTATAAACTATACTAAAAATGACCTGCCTGCAAAAATTCAATAAATAGTTGAATGAAAAACTTGTTTTTCATTCATATACTCTATGTTTCTGCAAAATACCCATCACCTTCAAGGCAGTCTATTGGATCCTGAACAAAATTTGAACAGTACGTTACGAGGCGTATTAAAAACAATTGGTCCTAAACTTTTACGAGAAGATATTTAAGAATATCAACGAGAAGGATTTTAGATGCTTGTATCATCCTGTTTTTGGTCGAAGTAATTTTCCTGTAAATATTTCGGTAGCCATTGATATCATAAAAGAGATGTATTCTCTGACAGATGAGCAGTTGTATGAAAATTATCACTTCAATTATTTGTATCAGAAGGTGTTAGGAGTCGATGATATTAATCGATATAGTTTTGCGAATATGAAGAGCGAACGGGTATAAATCTTTTCGATCGAGTTTTTCAAGATGGCCGTGATGCAATTATTGAGGAACTTGGCTTGAAGAATTCAACGCAGAGAATTGATTCTGTGATGCGGCGAATATCGAGCGGATGAATCGCCTAACGTTATTCTATAAAGTTCTGAGTAATCTGATGAAAGTTTTGCAAGAATTAGAAATTAAGCCTTCAGGTGAATTGGATTCAATTTTGTCTCAGGAAGAGGACGGTTTCTGCTATCGTTTGCCCAAGTCTCAAGTGTAAGATCGGACAGAACAACTTGGAAATTTTCTGTTTATCTATGTGAAACGTTTCGAGAATGACGAAAAAGAAGACGTAAATTTTGTAGCGACTGCAATTCGCGGGAAGGAAAATGAGAAAGAACTCGACTCTCTTTTCTTTACGTTATGCGACAATGGATTGATTGAACAATGTCCAAATGATGAAATCCCTAAATCCCAAAAATTAAAAGCTGATGGAACTTTAATTGCAAACTTTGAATCAAAAAAATGTGCGTCATGTCCGTTAAAAGAAAAGTGCGTTGCATACAAAAGTGAAAAGCAATCCCGAATAAAAATTGATACGAAGCGGAGATGGTTGGATGAAAGAAATGCAAAGTTCAAATCCGGAGAATATCAGACTTTATGTAAATTGCGTCCACCGGTTGAAGGTTTGATGGAAACTAAAACCAAAATATCTGAAGGGGCGAACTAGGGCTCCGTAAAGTTGGACATCGCATGATTTTGAGGGCAATCGGAATCAATTTTAGACGATATGCGACACACATCGCTTATTTTTTCAAAAATTTGTTATTCCCATGTGAGAATGAGTTTCAATTGTGCGATTTTGAGACTCTGCCCGCCTTATGAGAAATCTTTTTAAGGCGGGTCAACTATTTCCAAGAAAGACTTTTTGCAGGTGTATCCTTAATCTTCAATCAAATTTACAGGCTTTATATGTCTCTTAACTCGAACTCACGTTAAGTATAAAAATGCTCTTTGAACAGATGAATTACTCCGATAAAGAGAAATGGGAGAATAAAAAAAATTGAAAGAATTTAACATAAAACCCCCACAAGAATGTACAGAAAAAATGCTTGAATGCTGGAAACAGTTTTCTATATATATCGAAATCGAAAAAAATTATTCTATTCATACGAAGGCCGCCTACCTAAAAGATTTGAGTCTTTTTTATGAGTTTTGCATTCAGGAAGGAGTTGATTTTTTGGAAATTGAACCTATAGATTTTCGTTCTTTTTTTGCCCATACTTTAAAAAAGCAAGCGATGGATAAAAAAACTCAATCCAGAAGACTTTCCTCTTTGCGGACTTTTTACAAACTTTTACATAGAAATGACCTCATAAAAGAAAATCCTGTTTTAAGTGTTCGATTTCCAAGAACAAAAAAAAATCTTCCAAAAAATTTTAGCCCTTGTGAGACGGAAGATTTATTGGAGCACAACAATTTAACACCTAATCTTGAAAAAAGAGACAAAGCTATTTTAGAAATTTTATATTCGACAGGGATACGTGTATTTGAACTTGTAGGAGCCAAGCTAACAGATTTATCTTCAGATATAACTACACTCAAAGTATTAGGAAAAAGGCAAAAAGAAAGATATGTATTTATAGGCGAGCATGCAAAAGAAGCTCTACAAAATTATTTAAAAGAGAGAGAAGTGTCCAACAATTCTGAATATATTTTTTTAAACCAAAAAGGAAAAAAGCTTACCACCAGAGGGATTCGTTATATTTTGAGTACAAGAAGGAAATTAATGGGATTTGATAAGACAGTAACCCCTCACAAATTTCGACATACATTTGCAACTGATCTATTAGACGCAGGAGCTGATATACGTGCCGTTCAAGAATTGCTGGGGCATGCCTCTCTTTCTAGTACTCAAATTTATCTAAATGTTTCTAAAGATAAACTCAGAGAAGTCTATCGCAAATCCCATCCTCACGCAAAATAAAGGAAATACAAATTGGAACAATTTCACTCAACTACAATCTTATGTGTTCGTAAAAATGGAAAAGTTGCACTTGCGGGAGATGGGCAAGTTTCTATGGGTCAGACTATTATGAAACATTCTGCCAAAAAAGTAAGACGGCTTTTCAACAATCAAATTGTATCCGGGTTTGCAGGATCGGCTGCCGATGCATTCACCCTGTTTGAGCTTTTTGAAAAAAAAGCAATCGAATTCGGTGGGAGTCTTTCAAGAAGTGCTGTTGAGCTTGCAAGGGAATGGAGAACAGATCGAATGCTTCGTCGATTAGAGGCTTTATTGATTGTAGCAGACAAAAACGACTCTTTCCTAATTTCAGGAACAGGAGATGTTATTTCACCAGACGATGGAATATTAGCCATTGGTTCTGGCGGCAACTATGCTTTGTCGGCAGCAAGAGCCTTGTATGCAAATACAAGCATGGAGCCTTTTGAAATTGTCAAAGAAGCTATGAGAATTACTGCGGATATATGTATTTATACCAATGACAATATCACAATTGAAGAAATTTAAGAAAGTTCCCTACAGTTAAATTGTGTTCAAATAAACTCTTGTAAAATCATTGTATTAATTATACATTGTTGTATCTTTAAAAATAAAGAATAGGGAATGTCTT from Leptospiraceae bacterium encodes:
- a CDS encoding transposase, with protein sequence MVLNFYEKIFKNINEKDFRCLYHPVFGRSNFPVNISVAIDIIKEMYSLTDEQLYENYHFNYLYQKVLGVDDINRYSFANMKSERV
- a CDS encoding transposase is translated as MKRFENDEKEDVNFVATAIRGKENEKELDSLFFTLCDNGLIEQCPNDEIPKSQKLKADGTLIANFESKKCASCPLKEKCVAYKSEKQSRIKIDTKRRWLDERNAKFKSGEYQTLCKLRPPVEGLMETKTKISEGAN
- the hslV gene encoding ATP-dependent protease subunit HslV, producing MEQFHSTTILCVRKNGKVALAGDGQVSMGQTIMKHSAKKVRRLFNNQIVSGFAGSAADAFTLFELFEKKAIEFGGSLSRSAVELAREWRTDRMLRRLEALLIVADKNDSFLISGTGDVISPDDGILAIGSGGNYALSAARALYANTSMEPFEIVKEAMRITADICIYTNDNITIEEI
- a CDS encoding tyrosine-type recombinase/integrase, with amino-acid sequence MLECWKQFSIYIEIEKNYSIHTKAAYLKDLSLFYEFCIQEGVDFLEIEPIDFRSFFAHTLKKQAMDKKTQSRRLSSLRTFYKLLHRNDLIKENPVLSVRFPRTKKNLPKNFSPCETEDLLEHNNLTPNLEKRDKAILEILYSTGIRVFELVGAKLTDLSSDITTLKVLGKRQKERYVFIGEHAKEALQNYLKEREVSNNSEYIFLNQKGKKLTTRGIRYILSTRRKLMGFDKTVTPHKFRHTFATDLLDAGADIRAVQELLGHASLSSTQIYLNVSKDKLREVYRKSHPHAK
- a CDS encoding iron-sulfur cluster assembly scaffold protein; the protein is MDYVRFKEINDNRQNFGELTNPTIHSVYKNSVCGDNYKLYLNLENGKIVDASYISTGCGFSIVALETLVSLIKNKTIEEARSLKPENIESVFEFPPRKKYYPEFVISALNNALDEIV